From Coffea arabica cultivar ET-39 chromosome 2e, Coffea Arabica ET-39 HiFi, whole genome shotgun sequence, the proteins below share one genomic window:
- the LOC113730455 gene encoding AT-hook motif nuclear-localized protein 15-like isoform X2: protein MANRWWAGNVAMNPLVSPSTPSPSLHLRNSATAEDENAAGLNRLGQQRRDQDFLDNTTTTTTTTTNTTATNSSGSNNNPDEEDSRENEPEAEENPGALEISEPGSGGGSSGRRPRGRPPGSKNKPKPPIVITKESPNALRSHVLEISSGNDVAECIAAYAQRRHRGVSVLSGSGIVTNVTLRQPAAPGGVITLHGRFEILSLSGAFLPAPSPPGATGLTVYLAGGQGQVVGGTVVGPLMASGPVMVIAATFTNATYERLPLEEEPAGEGIQLQAASVVNTGTITGASSASQSHV from the coding sequence ATGGCGAACAGGTGGTGGGCTGGAAACGTGGCTATGAATCCGTTAGTATCACCATCGACTCCATCTCCTTCTCTTCACCTAAGAAACAGTGCTACTGCAGAAGATGAGAATGCTGCTGGGCTAAACAGGCTTGGACAGCAAAGGAGAGACCAAGACTTCTTGGATAACACTACaacaaccaccaccaccaccaccaataCCACTGCCACTAACAGCAGCGGAAGCAACAATAACCCTGATGAAGAAGATAGCCGGGAAAATGAGCCCGAAGCTGAGGAAAATCCCGGAGCACTTGAAATCTCTGAGCCGGGTAGCGGCGGTGGAAGTTCTGGAAGGCGACCTAGAGGCAGACCACCCGGCTCGAAAAACAAGCCAAAGCCGCCCATTGTGATAACAAAAGAAAGTCCTAATGCTCTCCGAAGCCATGTGTTGGAAATAAGCAGTGGGAATGATGTTGCTGAGTGCATTGCTGCCTATGCCCAACGGCGCCATCGGGGCGTCTCGGTTTTGAGTGGAAGTGGTATTGTGACGAATGTGACTCTGCGGCAACCGGCTGCACCTGGTGGGGTGATAACCCTTCACGGGAGATTCGAGATATTGTCTTTATCAGGTGCATTCTTGCCTGCTCCTTCCCCTCCTGGAGCTACTGGTTTGACAGTGTACTTAGCGGGCGGTCAAGGGCAAGTTGTTGGTGGAACAGTTGTTGGTCCCTTGATGGCATCTGGGCCGGTAATGGTTATAGCTGCAACGTTTACAAATGCAACTTATGAGAGGTTACCTCTGGAGGAGGAACCAGCCGGTGAAGGGATTCAATTGCAGGCAGCATCAGTAGTTAATACTGGAACTATCACTGGTGCTTCTTCAGCTTCTCAATCTCATG
- the LOC113730455 gene encoding AT-hook motif nuclear-localized protein 15-like isoform X3, with protein sequence MANRWWAGNVAMNPLVSPSTPSPSLHLRNSATAEDENAAGLNRLGQQRRDQDFLDNTTTTTTTTTNTTATNSSGSNNNPDEEDSRENEPEAEENPGALEISEPGSGGGSSGRRPRGRPPGSKNKPKPPIVITKESPNALRSHVLEISSGNDVAECIAAYAQRRHRGVSVLSGSGIVTNVTLRQPAAPGGVITLHGRFEILSLSGAFLPAPSPPGATGLTVYLAGGQGQVVGGTVVGPLMASGPVMVIAATFTNATYERLPLEEEPAGEGIQLQAASVVNTGTITGASSASQSHG encoded by the coding sequence ATGGCGAACAGGTGGTGGGCTGGAAACGTGGCTATGAATCCGTTAGTATCACCATCGACTCCATCTCCTTCTCTTCACCTAAGAAACAGTGCTACTGCAGAAGATGAGAATGCTGCTGGGCTAAACAGGCTTGGACAGCAAAGGAGAGACCAAGACTTCTTGGATAACACTACaacaaccaccaccaccaccaccaataCCACTGCCACTAACAGCAGCGGAAGCAACAATAACCCTGATGAAGAAGATAGCCGGGAAAATGAGCCCGAAGCTGAGGAAAATCCCGGAGCACTTGAAATCTCTGAGCCGGGTAGCGGCGGTGGAAGTTCTGGAAGGCGACCTAGAGGCAGACCACCCGGCTCGAAAAACAAGCCAAAGCCGCCCATTGTGATAACAAAAGAAAGTCCTAATGCTCTCCGAAGCCATGTGTTGGAAATAAGCAGTGGGAATGATGTTGCTGAGTGCATTGCTGCCTATGCCCAACGGCGCCATCGGGGCGTCTCGGTTTTGAGTGGAAGTGGTATTGTGACGAATGTGACTCTGCGGCAACCGGCTGCACCTGGTGGGGTGATAACCCTTCACGGGAGATTCGAGATATTGTCTTTATCAGGTGCATTCTTGCCTGCTCCTTCCCCTCCTGGAGCTACTGGTTTGACAGTGTACTTAGCGGGCGGTCAAGGGCAAGTTGTTGGTGGAACAGTTGTTGGTCCCTTGATGGCATCTGGGCCGGTAATGGTTATAGCTGCAACGTTTACAAATGCAACTTATGAGAGGTTACCTCTGGAGGAGGAACCAGCCGGTGAAGGGATTCAATTGCAGGCAGCATCAGTAGTTAATACTGGAACTATCACTGGTGCTTCTTCAGCTTCTCAATCTCATG
- the LOC113730455 gene encoding AT-hook motif nuclear-localized protein 15-like isoform X1 → MANRWWAGNVAMNPLVSPSTPSPSLHLRNSATAEDENAAGLNRLGQQRRDQDFLDNTTTTTTTTTNTTATNSSGSNNNPDEEDSRENEPEAEENPGALEISEPGSGGGSSGRRPRGRPPGSKNKPKPPIVITKESPNALRSHVLEISSGNDVAECIAAYAQRRHRGVSVLSGSGIVTNVTLRQPAAPGGVITLHGRFEILSLSGAFLPAPSPPGATGLTVYLAGGQGQVVGGTVVGPLMASGPVMVIAATFTNATYERLPLEEEPAGEGIQLQAASVVNTGTITGASSASQSHGMADPASSMPLFNLPPNMLPNGQMGHEVFWTTPPPRPPPSY, encoded by the coding sequence ATGGCGAACAGGTGGTGGGCTGGAAACGTGGCTATGAATCCGTTAGTATCACCATCGACTCCATCTCCTTCTCTTCACCTAAGAAACAGTGCTACTGCAGAAGATGAGAATGCTGCTGGGCTAAACAGGCTTGGACAGCAAAGGAGAGACCAAGACTTCTTGGATAACACTACaacaaccaccaccaccaccaccaataCCACTGCCACTAACAGCAGCGGAAGCAACAATAACCCTGATGAAGAAGATAGCCGGGAAAATGAGCCCGAAGCTGAGGAAAATCCCGGAGCACTTGAAATCTCTGAGCCGGGTAGCGGCGGTGGAAGTTCTGGAAGGCGACCTAGAGGCAGACCACCCGGCTCGAAAAACAAGCCAAAGCCGCCCATTGTGATAACAAAAGAAAGTCCTAATGCTCTCCGAAGCCATGTGTTGGAAATAAGCAGTGGGAATGATGTTGCTGAGTGCATTGCTGCCTATGCCCAACGGCGCCATCGGGGCGTCTCGGTTTTGAGTGGAAGTGGTATTGTGACGAATGTGACTCTGCGGCAACCGGCTGCACCTGGTGGGGTGATAACCCTTCACGGGAGATTCGAGATATTGTCTTTATCAGGTGCATTCTTGCCTGCTCCTTCCCCTCCTGGAGCTACTGGTTTGACAGTGTACTTAGCGGGCGGTCAAGGGCAAGTTGTTGGTGGAACAGTTGTTGGTCCCTTGATGGCATCTGGGCCGGTAATGGTTATAGCTGCAACGTTTACAAATGCAACTTATGAGAGGTTACCTCTGGAGGAGGAACCAGCCGGTGAAGGGATTCAATTGCAGGCAGCATCAGTAGTTAATACTGGAACTATCACTGGTGCTTCTTCAGCTTCTCAATCTCATGGTATGGCTGATCCTGCATCCTCTATGCCTTTATTCAATCTACCACCTAATATGCTTCCCAATGGCCAAATGGGTCACGAGGTCTTTTGGACTACTCCTCCTCCTCGCCCCCCACCATCTTATTAA